The sequence below is a genomic window from Mytilus edulis chromosome 2, xbMytEdul2.2, whole genome shotgun sequence.
cattaacaactgtaggtcaccgcacggccttcaacaatgaacaaagcccataccgcatagtcagatataaaaggccccgatatgataatgtaaaacaattcatttgTACAAATGTAAATGAACACAATGTATTTGTTGATTATATTCGTCCAccatatatatcttatatactaGTAATTCATATTTGGTTTTACAATGAAGGTTTAAGTaatgcttttgattttgttttccaATTTTAACAgtattcttttataattttttgttaatCTTTATTTTGACCAAAGGTTACCAATATAGCAGTAAATATTCCTGCATCAAAAAATACGAATGTCCTAGAAATTACTTTTATTATAACAACAAAGGCTACTTTTATTATACTAAGACGGAATACTATAATTGCAAGTCTTACAAGGGATGCTGTCTTCGTAGTGGTAAGtagctatataaaataaaaatatgttgctTAACGTTGACTCAAGTCTTAATCCGTTGATAAGGGCAGCGATAAATTAACTTtctacaatgaaaaaaaaccacattacTGTTTGCTATAGAATTCCACGACGTCATGCCAAAATGTgacaaaattcaaacaaaaatcatTGCCCTGATTCATGACAGAACAAgtaacgaaaaacatatatgtcaGACAGCTCAACAAAGAAACACCTCCACCATAAAAGAGATATTCATTTAGTTAAGCCCCTGTCACatcttaccggatagcacgaacggacgcctaacggatgaaaataaaagttgtccgttgacaaaattgttttccgttgggagtccgttgatgtactgaccgaataaaacggacgagTAACGAATGTATAACGGACACACatcggatatgcaacgtacgagaaacggaaacgtaccggacagaacggatgtcgaacgtacttCCAACGgacgcataaaacggacaccaaACGGAAGCGTACCAGATTAAACGGATgcacaagatatacggaaaaattaaagtcgacaataataatacatgtgaaTCGCATAAAtgttcaaaatgtttctgtgtaactggttttgatttgttcttcaaaatgccgccaaagggcagtgtcgtgcctgaataagagctgcttgattgtgaagacgtttccttactctaagatcgattatgaataataagaattcatgaaccttaattcgttttatccgttatacgtccggtagaagtccgtttctcattcgtttAACATCCGTTTTATTAGTTAGACatccgttagaagtccgttgtTGAATTAATCTgtcagacctccaacggatgtataacggacacgtaacggatacaaaacggaaacgaaacggacgagtacactacataaaagtatgtttttaaattatcagttttttcaacatgtattcaatgatctaatgatttatttatataattcaactttcttttcaaattttcacAGACGTACATTTTGTAGTGACTTCGATGATGAAAAATTAAATACATCACATCCTTAGTTCGTTTATTAGCAAGTGTTTAAAGGGGGGATGTACCCTGCGCTTTGACGAAAATAAATGTGGCCCGTTTAATTtccattaaattttgaaaaaatgtttactttgatTTGTTGACAAAAAGATCTACATTTCAAATAATTTGTACCACACAGTTCATAGaaaatatttcattgaaaacATATCAGTTTGAAACACAATAATTTTATCTATGTTGGATACATAGCAGTTTGTCACACAATAAtcttctttatttataataatcttCTTTATCTATGAGGAGCTTGGTTTCTCGTttctatagaatagaatagaatagaatattttatttaccaaattagggccccaggagggcatatgatacag
It includes:
- the LOC139511842 gene encoding uncharacterized protein isoform X2 gives rise to the protein MEIANMAISRGGILATLIQDAVFRVTNIAVNIPASKNTNVLEITFIITTKATFIILRRNTIIASLTRDAVFVVVTIKAKPL